The Paenibacillus swuensis genome contains the following window.
TGGTTCATGCCGACACATACCCCGCCTCACAAACCCGCGCCTGCGGGAACGACTCCGGAACAAAGACGGGATATGGTTCAGTTAGCCGTTTCAGGCTCGAATCGGTTCTGTGTCTCGGATGCGGAGTTGCGCCGGGAGGGTGTTTCCTATTCATATGACACCGTGTGCCGACTGCAGCAAGACCATCCCGATGACCGGTTCTATTACATTGTTGGGGCGGATATGATACAGTTTTTGCCCAAATGGTACCGGATTGACGAGTTGGCAACCCGCATCGGATTTATCGGACTTCAGCGTAAAGGATATTCCGCTTCGCTTGAGGCGTTGCCGGAGAACATTCGCGCTGCGGTTACTTTGGTGCCGATGCCTGTTATTGAGCTATCATCCACGGAGATTCGGGAGCGACGCGCAAAGGGGAAGCCGGTGACCTATCTGGTACCGGCAAACGTGGAGCGTTATATGGAGGAGAATGGGTTGTATGCATAGCATCACACGGGAAGCAATGATGAAAGCGGTTGAAGGCGCGATGCCTCTGAAACGGTGGAAACATACGTTGGGCGTCATGGAAACGGCCGTCACTTTGGCCCAGAGGTTTGGCGGTGATCCGCATAAGGCGGATTTAGCAGCATTGTTGCATGATTATGCCAAATATTGGCCGACAGACCGAATGGAAGCCGTTATCCGCGAACAAGGCTTGCCGCACGAACTGTTGGAATTTGATAAAGAACTTTGGCATGCACCGGTAGGGGCTTACGCGGTACAGCGCGATTTTGGCATTGAGGATGAAGAAGTGTTGGACGCGATACGCTACCATACCTCCGGACGGGCGGATATGACGTTGCTGGACCGGATTGTCTGTCTTGCGGACTATATGGAGCCCGGGCGGGATTTTCCGGGAGTGGACCGCATTCGGGAGCTGGCTGAGGAGAATTTAAACCTCGCTTTAGTCGCGGGATTTGATTCGACGATCGGGTTGCTGGTGTCCAAAAATAAGCGTATTTTACCATCAACCGTTGAAGCTCGAAACTCATTAATTACAGAAGTAAGAACATCTAAGGAGGAATAGGCATGGCAGCAACTTCAGAACAATTACTCGAAGCTGTGGTAAGAGCGGCGGAAGATAAAAAAGCAATGAATGTCGTTGCGTTAAACTTGGAGGGCATTTCCTTGGTCGCGGACTATTTCGTCATTTGCCACGGGAATTCCGACACGCAAGTAAACGCGATTACTACGGAAATCAAGAAGCAAGCCGACAGTGTCGGGGTAGCTTTGCGCGGCGTTGAAGGTACGGATACAGGTCGTTGGGTGCTGATTGATCTGGGCGACGTGGTTGTCCATGTGTTCCACCGGGATGAGCGTGAATACTACAACATCGAGCGTCTCTGGTCAGATGCGAAGGTGGTTGAGCTCGCATGAGTCTGACAGCAGGCACAATCGTTAAGCTAAAGGTGAACCGTGAGGTTTCACCTTTCGGTTTTTTTGTGGGGGACGGCGAAGAGGAACTGCTCATGCCTTACTCTGATGCGAATACGAAAGTTCGGGTAGGCGACAATGTTGAAGTTTTCATCCACCACGATACCGATGACCGGATGATGGCAACGATGCGCAGACCCGTGCTTACGCTGGGAGAGATGGCGCTGCTGCAAGTAGCTGACATTCATCCGCGGCTAGGCTGCTTCCTTGAGATGGGGTTGGGCCGTCAGATGCTTCTGCCTAACCGACAGCTGCCGGAGTTGCATGAGCTGCGCCCGCTTATCGGGGACCATGTCTATGCCGTCATGGGGCATGACAAGCAAGGGCGCTTGCTAGCCAAGCTAGCAACCGAGGACGAGCTGATAGAGCGCTGCTTTCACGCGCCTTCCTCGTGGAAGGGCCAATGGATGGAGGCTGTCGTGTACAAGCCTCTGCAGATGGGCACTTTCGTCGTCGTGGAAGGCGGCGTGCTTGGTTTTGGCGCGATCGGCATGATTCATGCCTCGGAGCGTGTAGGTTTACCGCGCCTCGGTGAGCGCGTGAAGGTGCGTGTTGCCTTTATTCGTGAGGACGGACGCGTGAACCTATCGATGAAGCAGCCGAAGGAAGTCGGCCGGGATGATGACGCGGAGCTTCTGCTCGCGTTCATCAAGGAGCGTCCGAACGGCGGCATGCCGTATTCCGACGCAACGGCGGCGGATTTGATCCAGACGCGCTTCGGTATAAGCAAGTCGGCTTTTAAGCGGGCCGTAGGGAAGCTGATGAAGGAAGGCTTGGTATATCAGGAGGGCAGCTGGACGTACTTAACAGCGAACCGGGAGCAAGCCGGGCAGGGAGCGAATCAGGAACCGGGCGAGAGTGAGCAGGAGTAGAGAGTAGCGTAAAAGAGATGCAAATGAAAGAAAATTCTTTCCTTAATCGTATACTGGTTTCAGCAAATCATGGAAAGGAAGTGCCTCCCGATGTCTTATGGCCAATTCGCCTATGTTTACGACCGGCTTATGGAGGATATGCCTTATCCGGAATGGGTCGAATGGGCGCAGACTTGCTGGACACGTCAGTTGTCGGATTTGCTCGGTCATGTCGAAGGACAACCCCATGTGAACTTTTCTCATTCTGTTATCCCCAAACACGTCGTAGATTTGGGATGCGGAACAGGTAGTGTCACGATTCCTTTGGCTAAAGCCGGCTATCGCATAACAGGTATTGACCTGTCCGAAGATATGTTGGCCGTGGCCGGTCACAAACAGTTGGAACAAGGCATCCCCTCTGAACAGATTCGCTGGTTGCAACAAGATATGAGGGAGTGGAAGCTGGCTGAACCTGTTGATGCCGTCATTTCTTTTTGCGACTGCCTCAACTATCTGCTTGAAGAGGAAGATGTGGTTTCTGCTTTTCGCCAATCCTATGAAGGTCTGAAAGAAGGCGGGATGTTCCTGTTTGATGTGCATCATCCGAACCAGCTTCGCCGATATTATGAGAGTCAGCCGTTTATGCTCAATCTGGAGGATGTCGCTTATATTTGGACTTGCGATTACTTGGAAGATTTGATGCAGATTGAGCATGAGCTTACCATTTTTGCGGAGGAACCGGGTTCATCGGGGTTATTTAGGCGTGTGGATGAGGTTCATACCCAGCGCGCATATGCCTTGAAATGGTTGGAGCTGCAGTTAAAAGAAGCGGGCTTTCGCGAGGTGCGGATGTATGCGGATTTCAAGTTTGAGGCGCCTACGGAGGAATCGGATCGAGTGTTCTTTGTGGCAGTCAAGTGAGCAGCTTGACATGGACTTGTATTATTACATATAATTTGTAATATCTGTTTGAATAGTCAGGCGTTGATGAGGAGCCCGAGTTTCGTCACCATCTTCAGAGAAGCGGTGTATTGGTGTAAGCCGCTGTTGGTCGAAGCAGGATCTCGCCTCGGAGTCTTACGGCCCAAAGTTTGCGTATACACGCAAATAGATAAGCCGGAACGTTTCACCCGCGTTAAGGGTTAGAGTGAGTAGGGGCAAAGAATGCCTTCTGCTAACTAGGGTGGTACCACGGGAATCAAACCTCGTCCCTAGCGATTACGCTAGGGGCAGAGGTTTTTTTGTTTGGAAACGAAGCAAAACTCAGCTTATGCTTACGAAGTCAGTTTTGCTAAAGCAAAACTCAGCTTATGCTTACGAAGTTAGTTTGCCTAAAGGCAAAACTCAGCTTATGCTTACGAAGTCAGTTTTGCTAAAGCAAAACTCTCAGGAGGAAAACAAACATGGAAAAAGAACAAGGCTACATCCCCCAAACCATCGAACCCAAATGGCAGCAGCACTGGGATCAGAACAAAACATTCAAAGTGCTTGAAAACAGCGACAAGCCCAAGTTCTACGCGCTGGATATGTTCCCTTATCCGTCCGGTGACGGCCTGCACGTAGGTCATCCTGAAGGTTATACGGCCACGGATATCGTATCCCGCTATAAACGGGCGCGCGGCTACAACGTGTTACACCCTATGGGCTGGGACGCGTTCGGCTTGCCGGCGGAGCAATATGCTCTGAACACGGGGAACCACCCGCAGGGCTTCACAACCAAGAACATTGATAATTTCCGCCGTCAGATTAAATCCCTGGGGTTCTCCTACGACTGGGACTGCGAAATTTCCACGACGGATCCGGCTTACTATAAGTGGACGCAGTGGATCTTCATCCAGTTGTACAATAAAGGTCTTGCTTACGTGGCTGAAGTGCCTGTGAACTGGTGCGCGGAGTTGGGTACGGTATTGGCGAATGAAGAAGTTATTGATGGCAAAAGTGAGCGCGGCGGCTTCCCGGTTGTGCGCAAACCGATGCGCCAATGGATTCTGAAAATTACCGAGTATGCCGAGCGTCTGCTGGAAGATCTGGAAGAACTGGACTGGTCGGAGAGCATCAAAGATATGCAACGGAACTGGATTGGCAAATCCAAGGGCGCGGAGGTTGTCTTTGATATCGACGGTCACCAGGATGCGAAGCTAACGGTCTTCACAACTCGTCCAGACACACTGTTCGGCGCAACGTATGCGGTTCTGGCGCCGGAGCATGCTCTTGTGGAGTCGATTACAACAGCGGAGCAACAGGATGCGGTGAAGCAATATCAAGAGAAGGCGGCGCGCAAGTCCGACCTTGAGCGCACCGACCTTGCCAAAGATAAGACAGGCGTATTCACAGGCGCCTATGCCTTGAATCCCGCGAACGGTGCAAAGCTTCCGATCTGGATCGCGGATTATGTGTTGGCAGGTTATGGCACAGGAGCAATCATGGCCGTTCCGGGCCACGATCAGCGTGACTGGGAATTCGCCAAGCAATTCGAGCTGCCGATCGTTGAGGTGGTTGCGGGCGGCAATGTGCAAGAAGAAGCTTATACGGCCGCGGGTCCTCACGTGAATTCGGAATTCTTGAACGGACTCAACAATGAAGACGCGATTGCCAAGATGATTACCTGGCTGGAAGGCGAAGGAAAAGGTCAGGGCAAGGTGACCTATCGTCTGCGTGACTGGTTGTTCAGCCGTCAGCGTTATTGGGGTGAGCCGATTCCGATTCTTCATCTGGAAGACGGAACGATGAAGCCTGTTCCCGACGATCAATTGCCGTTAATGCTGCCGGAAACGAACGAAATCAAACCGTCCGGTACCGGTGAATCTCCGCTGGCGAACGTGACCGACTGGGTCAACACGATTGATCCGGAAACCGGCATGAAAGCGATGCGTGAAACAAACACCATGCCTCAGTGGGCAGGCAGCTGCTGGTATTACCTGCGGTTTATCGATCCGCATAACGACAAGGAGCTGTGCTCTCAAGACAAGCAGCAGCAATGGCTTCCCGTAGATCTTTATATCGGCGGTGCAGAGCATGCAGTGCTTCACTTGCTCTATGCCCGCTTCTGGCATAAAGTGTTGTATGACCTGGGTGTTGTCGCAACCAAAGAGCCGTTCCATAAGCTTGTCAACCAAGGTATGATTCTGGGCGATAACAACGAGAAAATGAGTAAATCCCGCGGCAATGTCATTAATCCGGATGATATCGTGAAGGAATTCGGCGCGGACACACTGCGGATGTACGAAATGTTCATGGGCCCGCTGGAAGCGACGAAGCCTTGGAACACGAACGGTGTGGAAGGAACCTACCGCTTCCTGAGCCGGATCTGGCGTCTGTTTGTATCCGACAATGGGCAATTGCATCCTAAAATTACAGAAGCGGATAATGGTACGGAAACCTTCCAGCGCACATGGCACAAAACGATCAAAAAAATAACGGAGGATTACGAGAACCTCCGCTTTAATACCGCGATTTCGCAGCTTATGATATTTGTGAACGAAGCCTACAAAGCAGATCATGTTCCAATGCAAGCCGCCAAAGACTTCGTTCAGATGCTGGCGCCTCTGGCTCCTCACATCGCGGAAGAACTTTGGGAGAAGCTGGGTCACAGCGAATCCATTACTTACGCGGCATGGCCGACGTACGACGAAGTGCGGACGGTGGAGAACGAAGTGGAAATCGTTGTCCAAGTCAACGGTAAAATCGTAGACCGGATTACGATCGCTGCCGATCTGAACGAAGCGGACATGGAAGCGAAAGCGATGGAGTCCGATAAAGTAATTGAAGCGATGAACGGGAAAGCCGTGCGCAAGGTCATTGCGGTTAAAGGCAAAATTGTAAATATCGTTGTTGGCTGATCAACATCAACCTAGTCAACCTTTTGAACGTAAAATTGAGCTTCAACTTGTTCCACATCTTCATAATATTTCTTGTGCGTCGTCTCAATTAATTCGTTGAAGACGCCGTGCAGCCTCACGCTCAACAAACGCAACGCTTCCTCGGTTATACCGCCGGGGACGCTGACGCGTTTCTGCAATGTCTCCGGGGTGAAGCCTCCGACCGTCAGCAGCTTACCGGTGCCAAGCACCATCTCTGATGCCAGTCTGGTCGCTTCCTCATGGGGAATGCCGGTTTCCTCGACTGCGGCATCGACGAATTTTTGCACGAAAAAGGCAAGAAAAGCCGGTCCGCAGCTCGACAAATCGGAGGATACTCGCGTAAATTCCTCTTCTATTCGTATTGGCATCGACACATGCTCCAGCAAGTTCTCCAACAACAGTTGTTCTTCCGGCATAACCCTGGCTCCATGAATACATAACGTAGCCCCACTGCATACATAATTGGTTATACTTGGAATAATTTTGGACACCTTACTCGGCACTTCCGCTTCCAACTGTCGAATCTGGACTGGACTTGTAATAGATACAAGCAATTGCTCCGGCTTCAGATCATCTTTAATTTCTTCAATGACTTTGCGGAACTCTTTAGGTTTCACACATAGGAATACGATATCGGCTGTCATAGCAACCGTTGTATTATTGTGAACTGCCTGCAGGCCGGGATATTTCGTCGCCAATGTTTGCGCCTTAACGAATGTTCGGTTAGCAGCCACGATTTTCTGGGGCAATACAGCACCGGATTGGATGAACGACTCAATCAGAATACTCCCCATGCTTCCCGTACCGATGAAACCAATTCTCATATCAATCCCTCCTCAAGGAATAGGCCACGCAAGGCATGACAAAGCCAAAAAAACTTTTATAAATATATGCTATAGTTTTCCATTTCATTCCACAATACGCAGTTGAGGGTTTATGGATGTGATAAAGTCTATTTTTCGTGTGCACAAAGAAAGGGGAGATCATTATAGCTTTGTTATCGGGACGAGCAGCCAAAGGTTTATTGCTCGCAATTATGCTATGCATTTGTGGATGGATCAGTTTTATTGTATTGGTTTCAAGGGAACAGGAAGCACCGCCGGGTTGGATGGCTGTCAATGAGGGTATGGAGGAAGCAATGAAGGATGCTCCTTTGGCAGCGGATAAGGAGAGCAATGTCAGTTCCGATGTACATTCCCCACAGTCTAAGTCTGCTCAAACACCTACAATTCGCGAAATCCAGACACCTGTGCTTGAAGCTTCAACTACCGCGAAGTCTCCCGCACCCGCGAAATCATCCTCAACCACCAAGCCCCCCGAACCCCCGCAGCCTAGGGCAGCGACCGGCGGTATCCTGAACATCAACGAGGCAACTGCGGTACAACTGGACACATTACCCGGGATCGGTCCTAGTAAGGCGGAGGCGATTGTGGCTTTCAGGGAACAAGGCGGCCCTTTTCAGAGCATTGAACAGATTCAGGATGTAAAGGGAATTGGCCCGAAGCTTTTTGACAAAATAAAAGGTTTGATCTCCGTGGAAAATATGAGAAAATAAACAAAACTATCATTTCGCAGGAGGTCTCAACGTCCATGACGAATCAACACGCAACATTACCTGTCCGCAAAGATTGGGACACCTATTTCATGGATATCGCACATATGGCGGCAACCCGCTCACAATGTCCGAGAAGGCATGTAGGCGCGGTGCTGGTTCAGGGCAAGAAGTTGCTCGGAACAGCTTATAACGGCGCTCCCATGGGAGTTGACGACTGCTCCGAGGCTGGCTGCATGCTTGTTGAAGAATACGAGATGAAGCTGGCGGGAGACGGGCAGGAGATACTTGTCAAAAAGCAACGTTGCGTGCGAACCATTCACGCCGAACAGAATTTGTTGCTGTTTACCGATCGAAGCGACCGCGAAGGCTCAACGGTCTATGTTACGGATCAGCCTTGCTGGACGTGTGCCAATCTGCTGGCTAACAGCGGTGTAAGCGAGGTAGTCTACCATCGCCCCTACATGAAAGACAGTGAGAAAGTGAAAGCCATGATGCATCAGCGCGGAATCGTGTTCCGGATGATGGAAGGCTATAAGCCTCCGATCGGTACTGAAATGCCTTTAACTTAAACCTTATTATTTAATTAGGATAGAGGAAGTACCTCTTTTCCGCGGCATGCTGCGGGGAAGAGGTTTTTTGTTCTGTCCGGGGATGGAGAAGGAGGAAACACTTGAGAAGACCTTTGGTTGTATTCACGGTTCACTGTGTGCTGGGATGTTGGGCGGCCTTGTCTCTTCAAGGTTTCAGCTATCTGTGGACGGCACTCCCGGTTGCCGGTATGATTCCGCTGCTGTTGAAAACAGGCAGGCTAAGCTTCCCTCAGGCTTTGGTTTGCATGTTGGGTTTTCTTCTAGCGAGTATTTATGCGGACATCGTAGATCAACAAAACTATAGTCTTATTAAAGCACCCGCTTACGTCGAAGAAATGGAAGTGGAGATCACAGGTATTGTCGTCTCGAAGCCCGAACGTGACGGCGACCGTGTCTTGCTGAATGCTTATACGAAGTCAGTGGCAGCCGGGAGACAATACTCTTCCAAGCAACTTCGGGAAAAGGTGCAGGTATACATCAAGCTTGAAAGAGAAGATGAGATTAGCGTGGTTGAGACATGGAAGAGGGGGGACACCATATTCCTTAAAGGAGCGCTTCGGACATTCGGAAAGGCGCGAAATTTCGGGGGGTTTGATTATGGTGAGTATTTGCGCCTTCACCGCGTTACTGGAAAGTGCAAACCAAAGGTTTGGACAATGTCAGTGTATCTTCGCCAAAGGAACTGACTCTGAAGTTACGATTACTGCGTTGGAATGATGCGGTAAGAGATGTACTGGGAGAACAGACGGATCGGATTTTTCATCCCGATCAAGCCGGTTTTATGAAAAGTTTGATGCTCGGCATTACGGAAGACGTCGATCCCCTGCAGTTTCAGCAGTTTTCCAAGCTCGGTCTGACGCATATCCTTGCCATTTCCGGCATGCACGTAGCCGTTTTCGTGGGTGCTTGCAGCTGGTTGTTTCGCGGGTTTGGTCTTACAAGAGAACGAAACTTGGGACTGACTTTCATTCTCGTGCCGATTTACGTTGTTCTTTCCGGGGCTTCTCCTTCAGCCATCCGAGCAGGCATAATGGCGATGATTGCGTTGTACGCGGCCAAGAACAACGTGCTAAAGGACGGTCTTCATATCCTTTGCGCAGCAGCTTTGCTCATGCTGATTTGGAATCCATATTACCTTCGTGATGTCAGCTTTCAATTATCTTTTATCGTAACGGCAGGCTTAATTCTATGGGTACCCGCGGTAAATCAATGCTTGCCCCTCCGGTCCTCCATGCTGCGGAGCAGTGTTTCCATCACACTCGTGGCGCAATGCGTATCCTTTCCTCTGACGGTGTATTATTTCAATCAATTCTCACTCTTATCATTCGCTGCTAATTTTGTGCTCGTTCCCTACATAAGCTTTCTGATCCTGCCGTTCGGAACTTTAACGCTCTTGATCGGCAGTATCTTTCCCTCCGCAGGATTCTGCTTCGCGCGGATGACGGAGAAATTAAACGCTTTTTCCTTTCAATTCGTGGAACATTTAAATGGTTTTGCTTTCTTTACGTCCATTTGGCCCAAACCTTCGGTGATGTGGATTCTCTGCTATTACGCGTTGTTGGCTTGGGTGATCCAAGGGACTTTATATCTCGCGGGGAATGCTCAATCCCTCCAGACATGGAAACGTTTAGGGTACGGCTCATTGCCTATCATCCTCATTATTTCTTTATTGTGGCTCGGTTACAGTCCTGAACGGTTTACGCGCGAAGGAAGTGTCCATTTTATCGATGTGGGACAGGGGGATTGCATCTTTATCCGAACCCCGGAAGGACGCACGATGTTGATTGACGGGGGCGGAACGCTGCAATTTACAAAGTCCGGGGAAGAATGGCGTATCCGCAGGGATCCATATGAAGTGGGGCGCAAAATGCTTGTTCCGCTGCTGAAGCAAAGAGGGATCCATACGATTGATTATGTTGTGCTTTCGCATCAGGATCAGGACCATATCGGCGGTTTGCAGGCTGTGTTGGAAGACATCCCGGTGGGGAACGTTGTTTTTAACGGCACGCTTAAAGAGCATTCGGAAGGAGTATATAAGCTTTTTCGAACAGCTATGGACAAGAGGAGCGTATTGATTGCGGCTGACCGAGGAAAGAAACTGACATTGGACCCGGATACAACGATTGAATTTCTCTTTCCTGAGGATGAGGACGGAAACGACAATACCATTATATCCGCACCTGAGCAGAATGAAGTTTCCTTAATCATGCTCATGAAGATGGCGCAATCGACCTTTCTGTTTACAGGGGATGCGGGTATGCCTTCTGAAGATTTATTGATGAGCCTGACACCCCGACCGCCATTGTCTGCAAGTGGTGATGAGGAGAGCCCCCGACTCGATGTGCTCAAAATAGGGCATCACGGAAGCAAGAACTCCACTTCGGAGACATGGCTTCAGTATTGGCACCCGCGAATGGCTGTGATTTCAGCCGGCTCCAACAATCTTTACGGTCATCCTCATCCGGATGTGTTATCCAAGTTGAAAGCGGAGGGAAGCGCCGTCTATCGAACGGATACGATGGGTGAGATCCAGATGCGGGTTGATAAAGTAGGCATCGCGGTCAGATCGAAATTACCGATACGATAAGTGTGGCTTGTAACATGATTACGGTTCAAATCGGGCAACCTCCTTATAGGGTATGTAGTGTAAAAAAAGAATGAAATTCGACAAAGTTCGTGGTACACTAACTTTGAGAACTTTTTCACAAAGTTCAAATATGTTTCGGGAGGTTATCCGTTATGGACCAAATGCGTATGTTTCTTCGCGCGTCCAGATTTTACGTGTTGCCGGCCATCCTGATCCCGGTCATTCTTGGATCTGTAGCAGCTTATACTTGGACAGGAGAGTTTCATCCCGTCCTGTTGCTGATTACGTTGCTGGGTTCCGCGGCGGCTCACTTGTTTTCTAATATGATTAATGACTTATGGGATTATAGGAACGGCGTTGATGATGCGGCCAAAGAGACGGCTCAAGCCATATCTACCAATTCCGGATTTCTGACAAAGGGTATATACAGCGAGAAGAAATTCGCGTTCTATACTTGGTTGCTGTTCTTCGTAGCATTGCTGTGCGGCATCGCTCTAGCCGTTGCCACGGATGCCCTTGTACTGATATTCGCGGTACTGGGAGCGCTCATCGCCTATTTCTATGTAGCACCTCCCATTAAGTTCGGATATCGGGGCAAGGGTTACAGCGAAATCGGGATCTTTTTGGCGTTCGGAGCTATACCGGTGATGGGCAGTTACTATGTACAAGCCGGCCACATCAACTGGGAAGTGTTTCTCATTTCATGTCCTGTGGGCATCCTGACCACTTTAATTCTCTTCAACCATCATTTCCTTCATTGGAGGGCGGATGAAGCATCGGGAAAACGAACGTTAGTCGTCGTCTGGGGAGAGGAGCGGGCATTGAAATTTTCTATGGCGCTCGCCATATTGGCTTATGTCACTCTTATCGCCGGCGTGCTGTTTGGCGCTTTACATTGGCTCGCGCTTACCGGATTACTTACAGCCATTCCGTTGGCCAATAAATACAAGGTCATGAAGCCTGTTAATCCATCCGAGGCTTACCTTCCTTTAATGAAAGGCGCTTTGGATGCCGTGTTAAGCTGCGGATTAGTCATGATCGCTTCGTTGCTGATTCAAGCCTGGTTTTTGTAATTCATAAATTTACTATTCCAACCATACTGGAGGCACACATCCCATGGGTGAAAACGTGACAGAATTAGGCCAATTTCATACGATCCTTTCTGAAGGAGAAGTTTGGAAAATAGGAGGATTTCCCTTGCAGGACGGAACATTTTGGAGCTACCGTGAACCGAATGCCGTCGTTGTTGTTCGCAATGGATACCTGAGCGTAAAGGCTGCGTTAACACGTAAGCATGATCAGGTTCAAATTCTCGATAACGCCAAGCATATGTACTATTCAGCCGCTCCGGTCATCATTCCTGAAGAGGGAGAAATTTCGTTTGAGCTTGATATCAAGGCCAAGTCGTTCCAAACCGCGCCCGGAGATTTATACGACGGCTTCGTTTCATTGAATTTGCTGGATTTTACAACAGGTGCAGCAATCGACTTCTTTGTAAGCAACGACAAGTATGCTTCCGTTTACGGCATTCTTCCTTTCCCGGAGGTACAGGTGCCCGAAACGGATAAGAC
Protein-coding sequences here:
- a CDS encoding DNA internalization-related competence protein ComEC/Rec2 yields the protein MDNVSVSSPKELTLKLRLLRWNDAVRDVLGEQTDRIFHPDQAGFMKSLMLGITEDVDPLQFQQFSKLGLTHILAISGMHVAVFVGACSWLFRGFGLTRERNLGLTFILVPIYVVLSGASPSAIRAGIMAMIALYAAKNNVLKDGLHILCAAALLMLIWNPYYLRDVSFQLSFIVTAGLILWVPAVNQCLPLRSSMLRSSVSITLVAQCVSFPLTVYYFNQFSLLSFAANFVLVPYISFLILPFGTLTLLIGSIFPSAGFCFARMTEKLNAFSFQFVEHLNGFAFFTSIWPKPSVMWILCYYALLAWVIQGTLYLAGNAQSLQTWKRLGYGSLPIILIISLLWLGYSPERFTREGSVHFIDVGQGDCIFIRTPEGRTMLIDGGGTLQFTKSGEEWRIRRDPYEVGRKMLVPLLKQRGIHTIDYVVLSHQDQDHIGGLQAVLEDIPVGNVVFNGTLKEHSEGVYKLFRTAMDKRSVLIAADRGKKLTLDPDTTIEFLFPEDEDGNDNTIISAPEQNEVSLIMLMKMAQSTFLFTGDAGMPSEDLLMSLTPRPPLSASGDEESPRLDVLKIGHHGSKNSTSETWLQYWHPRMAVISAGSNNLYGHPHPDVLSKLKAEGSAVYRTDTMGEIQMRVDKVGIAVRSKLPIR
- a CDS encoding prenyltransferase, coding for MDQMRMFLRASRFYVLPAILIPVILGSVAAYTWTGEFHPVLLLITLLGSAAAHLFSNMINDLWDYRNGVDDAAKETAQAISTNSGFLTKGIYSEKKFAFYTWLLFFVALLCGIALAVATDALVLIFAVLGALIAYFYVAPPIKFGYRGKGYSEIGIFLAFGAIPVMGSYYVQAGHINWEVFLISCPVGILTTLILFNHHFLHWRADEASGKRTLVVVWGEERALKFSMALAILAYVTLIAGVLFGALHWLALTGLLTAIPLANKYKVMKPVNPSEAYLPLMKGALDAVLSCGLVMIASLLIQAWFL
- a CDS encoding DUF6081 family protein; this translates as MQDGTFWSYREPNAVVVVRNGYLSVKAALTRKHDQVQILDNAKHMYYSAAPVIIPEEGEISFELDIKAKSFQTAPGDLYDGFVSLNLLDFTTGAAIDFFVSNDKYASVYGILPFPEVQVPETDKTKYFCIFKEETDFKPREFNTYKISYNRTENVLIFYVNGNEVRREQNVPVKLNQFIVALGIMTEKDLTAEGSVSVHGQTVIGEWSPITITTRV